One genomic region from Candidatus Hydrogenedentota bacterium encodes:
- the bamD gene encoding outer membrane protein assembly factor BamD gives MSDVLIRRCGVLVAAALFLAAGASDAWVWNPATGRWINEKNLPQPTAQLQVEAARSLMEQGEYKRAIRETNKFDKYYLDSEWADDNQFLRGEINMRQGDYLDAANEFQQVITNYPDTDLYDTVIKKQYEIGDKFYALGEKRMGKRWTLFRSRPFKKAIQIYSMVIDNQPFQEAAAEAQYKVGLCHFTRDEYVEAAYEYQRVLEDYAGSDWVDDASYGLAMCYYEASLSPAYDQTRSRLAIEAIDEFKSRFPEDERTQGLDEKREEMREKIARQRLLTARFYEKRRRFDAARIYYEAVVEQFPDTAAATDAKDWLDKTVQGEPAAQQ, from the coding sequence TGTTGCAGCCGCCCTATTCCTGGCGGCGGGCGCCTCGGATGCGTGGGTGTGGAATCCGGCCACAGGACGGTGGATCAACGAGAAGAATCTCCCGCAACCTACGGCACAGCTTCAGGTCGAAGCGGCCCGTTCGCTGATGGAACAGGGCGAATACAAGCGCGCCATTCGCGAAACCAACAAGTTTGACAAGTACTATCTGGATTCGGAATGGGCGGACGACAATCAGTTCTTGCGGGGCGAGATCAACATGCGGCAAGGCGATTATCTGGATGCCGCCAACGAGTTTCAGCAGGTGATCACGAATTACCCGGACACCGACCTGTACGATACGGTTATCAAGAAGCAGTACGAGATTGGTGACAAGTTCTATGCATTGGGCGAGAAGCGAATGGGTAAACGATGGACGCTCTTCCGAAGCCGCCCGTTCAAGAAAGCCATTCAGATCTATTCGATGGTGATCGACAATCAGCCGTTCCAGGAAGCCGCGGCAGAAGCGCAATACAAGGTTGGACTGTGCCATTTTACCCGCGATGAATATGTGGAAGCGGCTTACGAATATCAGCGCGTGCTCGAGGACTATGCGGGTTCCGATTGGGTGGACGACGCCAGCTACGGGCTGGCGATGTGCTACTACGAGGCCAGCCTGTCTCCTGCCTATGATCAAACGCGCAGCCGCCTGGCTATCGAAGCGATTGACGAATTCAAGTCGCGCTTCCCCGAGGATGAACGTACCCAGGGGCTGGATGAGAAGCGGGAGGAAATGCGCGAGAAGATAGCCCGGCAGCGTCTCCTCACCGCGCGGTTCTATGAGAAACGCCGCCGGTTTGATGCGGCCCGCATCTACTACGAGGCTGTCGTCGAGCAGTTTCCCGATACGGCGGCAGCAACTGATGCCAAGGATTGGCTTGACAAGACGGTTCAAGG